One Lycium barbarum isolate Lr01 chromosome 5, ASM1917538v2, whole genome shotgun sequence genomic window carries:
- the LOC132639552 gene encoding secreted RxLR effector protein 161-like codes for MFSVCRRARFQSAQKESHFTTVKRIIRYLVGTTNHGLWYPSTNNFTLKGLSDADFAGDKDDRKSTSDTCQLLGKSLISWNSKKQGSVFLSITEAEYIAIRQCCAQLIWMSHWLCDYDMLFKPAKIFCDNSSAICLSKNLLRHSKAKYIDIKHHFIRYHVIKGDIEISFVNTDFELADIFTTLLEERFCNPIMPN; via the coding sequence ATGTTTAGTGTCTGCAGGCGTGCAAGGTTTCAATCAGCTCAAAAAGAATCTCATTTTACAACTGTTAAAAGAATTATTCGATATCTTGTTGGTACAACTAATCATGGTCTATGGTATCCAAGTACTAACAATTTTACTCTTAAAGGGTTATCAGATGCTGATTTTGCAGGTGATAAGGATGATAGAAAAAGTACTAGTGATACTTGTCAGCTTTTGGGAAAATCATTGATCTCATGGAATAGCAAAAAACAAGGATCTGTTTTCTTGTCAATCACTGAAGCTGAATATATTGCCATTAGACAATGTTGTGCTCAATTAATTTGGATGTCTCATTGGCTTTGTGATTATGATATGTTATTTAAACCTGCTAAAATTTTCTGTGATAATTCGAGTGCTATATGTTTGTCTAAAAATCTTTTGCGTCATTCTAAAGCTAAATACATAGACATTAAACATCATTTTATTAGATATCATGTCATTAAGGGTGATATAGAAATATCCTTTGTTAATACTGATTTTGAACTTGCTGATATATTTACTACcttgcttgaagaaagattttgTAATCCCATTATGCCTAATTAA